From Amyelois transitella isolate CPQ chromosome 17, ilAmyTran1.1, whole genome shotgun sequence:
TGTTGATATCCTCGTAGTACTGAAAtgacaattaattattaatcgatttaaaaaaggattttaAAACAGAATAACTATAACGGAAAAGCCTTTATAGttagaaatttttaatataattgtaattagaTTTGTCTAAATTTAGTTGTGGCTATATTGTTTCATGAGATGGGTGAGGTGCATATCTAGTAATTATACAGCAATAAATAACACATTGTCGAAGCAATAGATTTACACACTATTTTGCAACAAAACCATGTTGAATCGATGCTATTGACCGCTCATGGCCTTTAAGGAATACCGAAAGATTTGTTACCGACTTATTCAATTGAATCAAAGGAATTTATATAGCCCATTCATAGAGATCTTATCCTAGATGATACTATTAAGATATTATAAGATAAGGTGATACAAATTAGTCTATTGAAATGATATACGTAGTCGCTGAAAAGAGTATagaacacctttctcaattcGTTTGAAAGATGATCCTTACAAATTGaacgtaatttattttgattgaacaattggaaaaattaaacaatattggGGACCaccttaaaatatttgaacttacataatattattatgtgtaAAATTTCTTCACGAAAATTAGATAGATGGTTGTGATATTTCCTAGTATGGGATATTAATACATGTACCTatctactaatatttttatagaatcaGCAACTGAtagttatgaaaaaaattggtaaGACCATGGTTTGATTGGTTGACTTATGAATACCTATAAaagaattcaaatttatagaGACGCTTACCGTTCTAAACTCAGAACAAGATTCCAAAGTAATGTGCGCTTCGTAATTCAACGTCATTCCGTATTCGACGCCGGTGCACCGAGTCGTTTCCACCAACGGTCCATCAGGCACTCCACAGTCACTGAAATACTTAATTGTCATTGGTCCCTCGTTTGTGTTGTCCTCAAAATCTACCACGCTCACTATATCTTCATAACCCATTTTGACTAGCTTCAATATATTAGAACTATCGCTCTCCAACTTAGCGACGTAAGTGAAATCTTTTAGTAGCTCGTGCAGTTGATCGTAGTGCCTTTTGACGTCATCGGTCACAGCAAATATAACGTTCACCTGCAAATAGGAATAAAATAGGAGCCTACAAATtctacgtctatatcccttgtggggtagagaGAACCAACATTCTGAAAAAGACCGAACGGTCACGTTATGCAGCAGtataatgaaatttagattcaaaaagtaacaggttgctagcctcgCCGACAAgatgaagaatctcaagttttttaatttatcccttagtcctattttttagtgccgggaactacacggcacaattttaaatttgttccaATTCGGTACATTAGCTGAACTGGATTTGTTGCGTGTGctcataataaacttaaaagaaatgaaaatacgtTAATCTACGAAGGGTAAAGTTGATAGATCTAAACAGTATAACTACAAACAAagataatatagatatatgaattattaatggtcttttacaataaataaagaatacttacctaccgctattttacttataattgGAATGTAAAGCTATCGATAGAAATGGCAAACAaatggaaaattttatttaagttttctttttaaaatacttaattttgtttttacctaTTTACCTTGTACTCATCTAAGAGCCTGTACACTTGAGCTATCGACGGGTAGTCGTACGTGAGGGCCTCGGAGTAGTATCCGTTCTCGTCTAAATGACAAGCCTCGTCATTTCTCATCACCGTTCCACCTGCAAGAATGATtcaggtttttaaataaattttgttatagatcacgtctgtatctcttgcggggtagacagagtcaacaattttgaaaaaactgaaaagctACGTAAGCTGTTTGacattgagatgcaaatagtgataggttgctagcccatcgcctaaaagaagaatcccaagtttataaacctatgcgtttaatcgccttttacgacatccaagggaaagagatggagtagtcctattcttttttctattgggtgccgggaactaaatgattttttttaatgaaaatatataggttTATCAGGAGAGGTATATTAAACGTTGCAAGCAActactctctctctcatctggGCGtcttcccagttgcaccctccgtACTATGCTTGAAAGCCTGGGATCGCTTTCCtacttttttctttcctttttCCTGCCTACCTGTCTTCAGTTGTAATAAGACCATTGACACACAAATAATCTTTCGCGAAGTCAAGCCGGGATTTCTTCGGCCTACCCTTGGGCCCGGTGGAGGCGGCGGCGATTTGCAAGCAACACATTGCAGCATTTATTATCTGTGGAGCAAGAGCCTTATAATGGTTTAAAGGTTCTTCTAAGTAACGGATCAGATTATATCGATACTCACTGATTTTCCCGTCTCCAGCTGTATGCATCAGCCCATCAGACAGCAGTATGACTATCTTCCTCGCCCGTGGCGCCCAGCCTATGACGTCACACGCCACGGTCTGCACCAACGCCTCCAACTGTGCCTCAGCGTTGTCCAGGTTCGCTGTCACTGAACTCTTGTCCACCTTCTCTATGAAGTCATTGACCTGcagatttaaatttggaacgaTTTCTGACAAACTAACAAAAGACTCAAGGGGTTATTTTTGGAAAAGACAAATTTAGGCGTAACTTCCTATCAGTTCTAGCTGTGTTGACATTTTTGCTTCCATATTTAAAGTTCTTTTGTAACCTTGTGTACTACaactacataattataactatcATGCGTTTTAAAGGAAAGGCCGCTGTTGATGGAAAGTTGGGTATAAAGAAAAGTATACTATTCTTTTGACACGTCTACGAAACGACGGTGGTAAACTTTTGAACTTGGCCCACGACTCTTTTATACCAAACtagaatatttatatgtataaggaataataataatttttagaaaCCCTGTCTTAGTGCCCCTCTAAACTATATTAGGAACCTAACCCAAATTTCAGATCTCTAGACTCAGCGGTTTGGGCTGCGTTGTCTATAAGTCAATCAGTGACGAGAGAGTTctctatatataattaatgctCTTACCTCTGTAGTGAGTGACAAATGATGTCTGTAACTATAAGTCATCTCGCAGCTTTCATCTTGAAGGGCACAAGGGTTCTTCATTCGATTGGGATCCATATAGGCGTATGGCATCATCGGCTTGTCTGCGAAACTGCCAAAACCCAGCCTGCAAAACGATAtgattttaaactattatttagaTCTTGggtaacatacacacatatatataagcACCTTACCGAGTAGAGcaaagccaacaatctcgaaacgATTGGAATGCCATTAGGTAACAaggacaaaattaaaattttcagtaaACCTATGAATAGTAGTATCGAATAGTAATATTTAATGCTTCAATGATACGTTATTACTGATCATGATTCTTATCAATCACGCATATTAGGATTTCAGATCAGGATCACAAATACGCATGCAGCATGTTCAACTTCTACGATACCTCGTTAGAGGTTTTAAAAACAGTAggtattctattattttcgTATCTatccatatatataataagaacTTAGTTTAAtccttatttattactagaggccgcccgcgacttcgtccgcatggaaaccctatcaatcccgcgggaactctgggatagaaagtagcctatgtgttattctgggtcttcagctacctacataccaaatttcatggtaatcggttcagtagtttttgcgtgaaagagtaacaaacatccatacaaactttcgcctttataatagtagtaggatttatgaAAATACAAGGAATATGTGCCTTATAAACAATTATGCCATTGAGAGGTACATACCATCTAATCATAAACTAATAGCAAAAAAGATAAACTACGGTCTTATCTACGTTGTGAACTAACTATGttcagattatttatttagtcagTTTATGctgttacaaaaatttattgcCCTTGGGTTTTTTTAATCACCTCATAAAGAATGTATCTACTGACAAGAGCTTTAGTCTCAAAAATAATCAGGTTAATTCTTAAAACATGCCTTGTTAGTAATGCGCAAGAAAACCTATTTACACTATACTTAGTGTCCAAGTATACAttccaaaacaaaatacacaaattCCAGTAggaatttatgtattttgttttagcaATAAAACATAAAGCCTTCATTTGTCGCATTGAGTAACAATATTGCCTAATGTAGTTTTAATGACGACACTCATGTATGTAGCAAGCATAGCAAGTAAAATGTACATtgtacaaaatcataaatattgGTTATCTCTACTATTACTATGATTATGGGAAACGGGTAGTCAAAAATGGTAAAACATTAAGCCAacgataaaaagaaacaatcaACTCTATGATATATATTGgtgaattaataaatcatttcaaataactttataaagaataagtagagatattttagtttttcattaatattaaacaattttgtttgggattaataaatatatacttagcATCCATTTGACAGTTATTTTTcgatgtaattttgtttttcatttttcgCTGTCTTTTATTGAGAAAAGATAATACAGgttctgtaaaataaaaaatgttacttaCCGAAAATTATCAGTCAAATTCTTCAGCATAGCGAGCAAGTCGTCTCCCAGCGACACGAGTGTCTTCTTGTCATCCTTCATCGACCACGTGAGGTCCATCAGGTAGTACAGATCCAGGGGGTAGTTTTTCGCAGGTcggtatttaaattttatcttttttgtttcCCCTGAAAGAAAAATCAGATCTTTCAAACGGTTCAAATGGCCAGTGTGTATAAAGATAGCCGTAAAATTACTGTAACAAAAATTCGGTTAAAGACTCCTCTGTAAAACTTGACTgagttttaagttatataagaatgtacgatcgcgttcatatctgcagtcatagttttaaaattcttacgggttaaaatagcgtgcactgtggttccactagatacacacacacatgcatatttaaaaagaataaatattccatcaaatgaatacggtctttaataccaatgattactaagtaaaacagtttattattctatgacatataacataacaaaacagaaagagacggtaatcaacgatggccgaactgggcccgataattgtcgatcgagatatcgttgtctctcattatttgcataagatttgcctatagagggaagcctgcgactgccagacttatgtcatttcaataaagttgaaagtttgtctgcacacgaccctaacataggtagtggttcctttgaaagttattgggtagcaattttattacttcgtgtgtgcaagtgagatctaagatatattagataatctcgcttgctcacacttgcttgttctagttactagcggattccgaagttattcaaggaatttttgtctatttaaaaaaaaaaatattgttactgtcaatttttaatgtttcaaggtgccatttgaactaagtaactgactgactaacttactaactgatatctaagaattacaatacccgtgtcttcaaacacggaaatcagcaagaaatattaaacaagagggagcaaaataaaacattcaataattaaaattagtaaattttattgaaacagtttacctatagttttgtttacatattgatgattatataaagctatacatacagcatattacactaatttacTTCTCAtttacttatctcctgttattaaggttacagcttaattattcgttttcataaagaaaagatattgaagctgtccttaaaatactatctaagtagtagttttaatataaactggcagaacctttcacgcactatatggactcgatgcacagggtagttgtcttgcacaaatgatattgttggcatatcatcaatcggataaatacaccgcacagttggtaacatggtttcttccagcacttgcacataatgagcagctgtgcGCATCCTGCTATCCACATCTGTTCTCCatgtccagcagcactcatccagccccacatatttacagatatgcgtccagactccatatttggcacaacatttttttcttcataccgagttgcacttcttcgccataaatgaagcctaccgtgttgcgatgaAGTAAACGAagttttcgtccgtaaatatcgctttgttccagtcaaaatccaaatactgccgagcaaattctaaatgtttttgcttatttatttcggataaatacggctttcttgctggctgtctgtggaatagtccctcacggtgcaaactcgacgaacagtaatcactgatgtgtcgaactgttccgcaaatattctggtcggtatgaagccattattttcgtactgttccaccatggatctccgccgtgtggcgtgtcgctgtgttgattagcggacgacggccgctgcgcggtcgactttttacactaccctcttcttgatggcgtgttacccaacgtttcaccgcttgttgtttattgtgttatttgtgtgaatgtgtgagtgacagcggtgactgcaagctataaagttttgcgaactatgactgcaattatgaacgcgatcgtacttAAATGGTTTTCATTTAGACGGGATTAGCttggtgtaaaaacctgactcatcttCAACGCTAGGATGAGGATGAATTAGGCtttaattatcaaatttaaagcctaattcatcatcattacattttattgcaGATGACGCGATACTTTATGGTTTTTTTACCATTTATATTCATTGActtagaaaaaatatgaaacaatGGCGTGACGGTCTAATTGAAATCGTTACCCCTTGATAAAATGGAGGAAGTCTCAAGGAAGAGAGAACTCACGAGGCTTAAGAGAAAGACGCAGTTTCTGTGGTTGTATCTGCACCACGTCTTCAACACTGTCATTGCGAACGTCTTGAAGGGGCCGGTTCTCAACAACCTCCCATAAGGGATTCAAAGGACGCTGGATTAGGCCCTGACCACACCCAGCTGCCACCAGACTGAAAATATTAAGTGAAATCTTTAGTTAAACTACCTTACTTTGTTGTTGGATCTATATACCTCGTAAGgggaaaagacgtgattttagtATGAAATACGTATCTCTTATCTAATATACTTATAGAAATCGGTACTGTAATAAGTACTTTATCCGATTTATAGAACCAAAACTTTACAGATGACTATTTATATTGACTATGTAAacacgaagaaaaaaaaggaaaataatgaCGTCAGTATAATAGGAATTAATTTTCTAgaggtaaattattttaggaaaataataagtttttgtaGAAGAATTTAACATTgtgttaaaacttaattttgacaaaaacagtcgataatataagaaaaagcTTCTTATTATGACTTCATTATTTTGGAGTGTGCGTAGCAACGTCGTAGCATTGTAATACGCTACATAACTTCGTAGCGAGGTGCTATGTACTTCTGTAGCATATACACTTTTAAAATAGcaaaaactttcttttttgaAACACAGGGGTAGATTTTTACATCACATAACCTTTTCATATAGTTTTTTGGAATCAACTTATAtgtgcaaatatttttaacccataaaaaaatttataattcaataattcaccctttatataatttaataatctatatagttatatgaatttatattaaatgcaAAGGTGATTTGTCATGCTAATAGTTGCTACGAGTAAGATGTAGATATTCGCTCAGAACGGAAATTCCTGCGAGAGCGGGAGACAAAGGGATTTAAGATTAACGCGGGCGGAGTCGCGGTCGCTCTTTAGTGATAAAAAGTTTGAATATCCTTAAACCATTATGAGATTAACAATTCTATTTCCGACAACATATCGGGCCTGACACTTTCTTGTCTCAATCCCCTCGTCTCGTAAGATAATATAACAAATCATCGTAATGAAAATAACTGCTCACGTATGAGGAGCCCCATTATGCTTGACGTCTGCTCCTAATTAGCTTTTACGATGTATCATAATCACgggcaatatttttatcttaatttttacttatatttaaatatatacagcaTGTGACTTAATTTTGGCTGACTATAAAAAGAGATTTTTAACACATGTGTTTTTTTTGCAGGAGGAGAAGATATAAATAGGGAGAATTACTGTATCTGATTTTTGATTAGGCAGGATTCAGTTTCCAACTTATTTGATTTCGTTTATCAGTTAAAGATTTTATATCCGGATATTTTTgtcgatattttttataccgaTATAAACCAGACCCCAGTCTCTAAAGCATACAAGTTTTGGACGCGAGGTCCGCTgagaacaaacaaaaaaatctcaGACTAAAGCTAATTATTGTTCAATTGTTCATGTAGTAATgtgaaaagaattaaaatagttaaagACTTGTTAtcttaaaacaacaaaaacatcTATTCCAACGGCCATCAATTCAAAATTACGTTATCTCGTTGATTACTTGTCAATGTGGAGAGAATTGAACAAATAACATTCGGATCTCCCACTGTTTTCCATGCTCCGATGGTCACGGAAGTACGGCCAATAATTGTACTCATAGACGTTACATCAAACTTGTTGGTACCGTCTTTATTAGAGTGCGCATTCACGAATGAGAAATCTTTTGCTTGCTTGCTTTTGATTGCTTGTTATTCggttgtataaatattaaaatttatacaattttatttaccttttttgagttttaagaagaataaataGATTCATCGATTTTACTTCTACTACATTAACAATACCATTAATGTTCTAATAACGAGTTAAAGAAAATTAGTGTCAACAATAATCTACCCCACTGCaacttacaaaaacaaatttcacaatatttttaattatttctcaatgaaaaataatatttactcttTCGAATTTAGTAATGAATAACGAACCTACtgttatattttctatacTTAACCATGTTAACTTCTCAGAAACAGATGACTTTGCACTCAAGAGTTTATGCTGCAAAGGCGCACTCTATCCATCATAAAATTCGATTTTTACACTTTTAACCGATGTAGTGAAATATTCCCTGCTGATCTTGATGTAAtccttattttatataagaaaaCCTGTCCAATGTCGTGTTATTTCTGTTTTTGATATGGATAggatttatattgtattttttttttaattttgataaaatatttaaattgaaaaaagtatttagaAATTACAGTCTATCAACATTTTCTACATTCTAAGTTACTTATATAAACTCTGAAAGCAACctaaatttttttcagttttcaaACAATGTTTAGTACATGGTTATCTAAAAACCACACATCGTTCCCACTACGACACTTCTGACTGGGCCACAGAGAAATGAAGACATTATGGGCACAAAATGACTAATATATCTAACGTAGTATGAGCATCTCTACTCTGTAAAGCGAATTCAATGCATCTCTCTAATACGTATGAAAGCTAATCTCAAATTAGGTAACGCAACATTCATTGAGGTCCATTGTGAGACGCTCGGCGGGCGTGGTGCAACCTTCACAATCAATAATCAATCAAACGACGATCTCTTGATTAGTAGGTAGGGACCGGGCTGCACCAGTGTAGGCCGAACGTGGGAATCTCGTCTCGTGGAAACATTGACCTGTCGACGAGTTAACTGGAATAAGGATGATGAAGAGCGGACAAATTCGTTAAAAAATGGCcgccatttttatatttttacaaacaaacaaatattcgGAAATAGAATTCGACTACCAGAGCATAACGCCATGATCATGACTAAGTTGTTAGCTGAACTAATTCGTAATACAAAATGTTTGAACGAGTTTAGAATGACGAACCTTCGCGTCAAACATATCTCAGCATGCATGATAGTTCTTTGGGCCGCCTTTCGAACCCGTGACTTACTGTTTtactgtttctttttaattaagtaattaaatcatttatctTTTATCTTGCGTTGTGCTTGTGCATATTTGAATGTCTgttcaaaaacattattatgaaTATCAAAAGACATACAATTATATGGCCTTCTCATGTGATAGTGCGTATTAGGGCATGATTGTTCTTGCAATCttgacatatttttcttaacacTGACTACTTaggaaaattgaaaaaagataCACGAAAGGGTTACCTATGTTGTATTGAGTCGAGCTTACTGTACAATTGAAGTCAATGGCTCTCGTCAAAAGCAAGCCCATGCTGGCTCGTGACGTGATGCTAAATAAAAAGTCACGCGTATAAATTGCGCTTGATCCATACTTTACTTCggcatgttttatttatcatgaTCGGACTTTTACTAGTCTGCGGCTTCTTCACAAAAAGTATTAGGTAACGTTTCCACAAACTTACTTtccgaaaaagaaaaatttaacaacCAAAAGGATGTTAAGGAACATACTTAAGTATATCaggtctttatcccttacgaggtagacagagccagattgaaaggccactgCTAGCCTGATGGTTATAACTAGATGAATGAGCCTTTGTCGACTTTTTACGAGGCCCATAGAAAAGAGATAAAGTGATCCTATAAAGTCCCGGTAACCATACGATATTCAATAAACACTTATGGAAAATTACGTTAGTGacaaattaaagtaattttgtttctgatTAATggtttgttttaaactttacaaATCCCCATTCAATTACATAGGAAAATTAATCAAACGACGGATACATTAGTTTCGGTCGGAAGATAATGCAATGTTTGTGTTGAACATTCATAGTTAATATCCTAAGATATGGGTGGGCAATGTGGGCATTAATACAAGTAGCGATTTGGACAAACTTCAGTTACTAAAATCTTCAACATGTGATTTAcaacaaaatcttttttattttatccaatTGTTATTAACCGATGTACTCTGTGAATTGAAAgatattcttattaaattttattctaagaGTAGATAAGCCTAAAGAACCTTAAAGCATGAAGAGAATGATGatagtggatgaagcgaaagacggtggtaaatgtatttatagtgtGTCTAATGGTGGTaggggaaagaggcgtaagtAACGAATTTACCTCTATCAGTATTTATCAGAATTTCAATTCAACCATTGAGCtttatagctgaacgtgacatTTTAGTCTATTTGAGACTGTGAGATCTTATTACCCTATAAGGCATTAAGACgggattataagtatgtatcaCAGAACATTTAACATTGGTTAGAGGTTATTAGTTTGTGGTTAGTATGTAAgtctttcataaaaaatatgggaGTAAGACTCACCTCTCGTCATCATTGCACCTCGGCACTCTGTTCCCGAAGTAAGGGTCAGCACACCATCGACAATGCGACGCCGCGGTGAGACAGGCCCCGCACTCTTCTTTCTCTATGCATGCCAACTTATTGTTAAATAGCTGTTGTTGACCTGGAAAAAGAGATTAAAGTATGTAGAGaatgcatacatatacattcatataatcacgtctatctaGCCCTTACGGGgtggcagagccaacagtcttaaaaagactgataaggccacgttcagctgtgtttTTATAGAATGGCTCGAGGCTAACGTGCCATCCCAACCTTGTGAAAATACTTTATCTTGGGAGTTCCTTATTCCATTTGCCTGATAGATAACCATTTAATTAGAATATGGAAATACtttcatatataatatatagaaatCAAAAGTATTTTCACTGATACTTATAAAGTTTGTGCGACCTTATGAGAccaacaaactttaaatgtaaaaatttatgaaaagcTTACAATATCTAGTGTGGGTTGTGTTAACAGTAAGTATTTAGTGTGCTTTTCCCTGAGACTTTAGGGATAACCTAAATAACGGATACGATAAACCTAagaacaaattgtaattggtaatatgtaattaattattgtacgtCTGTAAAGACAGGACTCAGTGGTACtctatacaattatattatctttttacctGTGCTCCACaataaatagatttgatttgatttgatttggaCAGTTGTTCAGTACATTTTCTACACAGATTTTTTCTAAGATTACAGAGTAGAAACATGACGCCACACTTTTTACgccgaaataaaattaaccttGCCCTATCATAAAGAAAACAGACTGAAgtactatatgtatatcatcTGATGCTGAAAATAGGGTCAAGTACAAGTACTTCTTGTAAGTATTGTTGACATAGTGTGGGCGAGTCGTGCGATTACTGGCGTCGGTTAGATTAACGAGAAAGAATGACCAAACTTAcgtaaatatgtaggtacgatAGATATGTCATATACTTTGTGCAGCATTACTGTTACATATACCACACATAATTTATATCACGTCTCTATTAAGAGTTTGAAACAGCCAATCAGCCTAGAATGTTTAggttaaatttcttaaacctACTCTTAATTGTAACAAATACTTTACTGAAAACCGCATAAAGATCGGTTCAGcaaaacgcgagataatcgcgtacaaacatacatacatacaggtcaaactgagaaccgcccttttttgaaggcggttaatTCGAAAGATGAAGGAGAGACGGTCGAAGTATTACATAGCTATACTAAATAATTTCACTGagtttcattaatattttcattagcaGACCCTGCACAATgttgaaacaaaaaagtaaaaacactGTTGAAACAAATTGATGAGAATGTGACTAAATGGAATAACACTAAGATGAGAGATGCAATTTTAGAAAAGGTGATAACTATGGTGGGAAAATAGCAAAAGCAGCCGAATCGCAATCGCCGACCGCAACAATAGCTACTTACCTACGCACGACCAAACTTTTCCtttaatattttgcaaaatatgagtgtcaatattgtaaaatatgttgTTCAATGCTTgctt
This genomic window contains:
- the LOC106134311 gene encoding integrin beta-nu, which translates into the protein MIMTALCLAKLCVLMLSLVLDVTGQGQQQLFNNKLACIEKEECGACLTAASHCRWCADPYFGNRVPRCNDDESLVAAGCGQGLIQRPLNPLWEVVENRPLQDVRNDSVEDVVQIQPQKLRLSLKPRETKKIKFKYRPAKNYPLDLYYLMDLTWSMKDDKKTLVSLGDDLLAMLKNLTDNFRLGFGSFADKPMMPYAYMDPNRMKNPCALQDESCEMTYSYRHHLSLTTEVNDFIEKVDKSSVTANLDNAEAQLEALVQTVACDVIGWAPRARKIVILLSDGLMHTAGDGKISGTVMRNDEACHLDENGYYSEALTYDYPSIAQVYRLLDEYKVNVIFAVTDDVKRHYDQLHELLKDFTYVAKLESDSSNILKLVKMGYEDIVSVVDFEDNTNEGPMTIKYFSDCGVPDGPLVETTRCTGVEYGMTLNYEAHITLESCSEFRTYYEDINIIESQLGQDTLALEVQVQCGCNCSGDQLKDISMSCPLNSHPVCGVCQCDKGWSGPSCDCSITDDTASAELMMQCRAPNASRTCSGAGDCLCGRCECDPGYQGRYCQCQACDVSIENGLECGGVGRGSCVCGQCACAEGWGGSACDCALSNETCLAPGSDEVCSGHGSCECGKCICSWSDDTPPTRYKGTYCETCATCQNPLCTTAEPCVSCHLNDTCVDSCTISSVNYTVVESFNSTEAANINDISCIYRLKDCEYRYTYAAATKESIDMEIVIRSKECSQVSSARIMNVGFAIMLCIVVAGIVVILIVKSLQIMSDRRAYAKFVKEAEMSKMDYQEMNPIYKSPISQFTMPEDFPRDKME